The window CTCCGCGCTGTACGTCCACCACCACGAGCGGCAGCTCGGTCATCACCGCCAGACCCAGCGCCTCGCTTTTGAGCGACAGGCCCGGTCCCGAGGTGGTCGTCACGGCGAAGTTGCCTGCAAAGGCGGCTCCGATGGCGGTGCAGATGCCCGCGATTTCGTCTTCGGCCTGCACGGTCTTCACCCCGAGGTCCTTGCGCTTGGCCAGCTCCTCGAGGATCACCGTCGCCGGAGTGATCGGATACGAACCGCAGAAGAGCGGCAGTCCGGCCTTCTCGGCGGCGGCGCACAGGCCCCACGCCGTGGCGACGTTGCCGTTGATCGACCGGTAGGTGCCCTTCTCGCGGGGAGCCGGGGCCACGGTGTAGTTGTTGGCGAACTGATGGGTGTTGGCGGCGTAGTTGTAGCCTGCCGCGATGGCCAGCTTGTTGGCCTCGGCCACGGCGGGATTCTTCTTGGCGAACTTGCCGTCGAGGTATTTCAGGGCGTAGTCCTCCGGACGGTCGAACAGCCAGAAGCAGATGCCCAGCGCGAACATGTTCTTGCACTTGACGATCGCCTTGTTGTCGAGTCCGGTCTCTTTCAGCGCCTCGCGCGTCATGGAGGTGATGTCGGGAACCACGACGTTGTATTCGTCGAGTTTGAGCTCTTCCAGCGGGTCCAGTGTTGCGAATCCGGCCTTTTTGAGGTGTTCCTCGGTGAGCGAATCTCCGTCGAGGATGACCGTGGCGCCGGGTTTGAGCCATTTGCGGTTGGCTTTGAGCGCCGCGGGGTTCATGGCCACCAGCACGTCGCAGTAATCGCCGGGGTTGAGTTCGCGGTGGTTGCCGAAATGTACCTGGAATCCCGAGACGCCCGCCACGGTGCCCTGCGGGGCGCGGATTTCGGCCGGATAGTCGGGGAAGGTCGAGATGCCGTTCCCCAGCAGCGCCGAAGTGTCGGAAAAGAGCGTGCCCGTAAGCTGCATGCCGTCGCCCGAATCGCCTGAGAAGCGTATCACGACATCCTGCAACTCCCGCACTTTTGTTTGTTCCATGATTTTGATTTCAGATTAGGGTTAGTAACAACGATTTCACAATAATTGGGGGAAAGGGGGGCGGGACGGTGCGAATTCGTCCGTGTCCGTGCCGACCCGAATCCTACATTATGCAAATATATTAAATAATATTGTCAAATAGGTCTTTTTTCGGTCGAATTTTTGGGAATCTTTCGCCCGGGCGCCGATTCCCGCCGCTCCGGAGCGCTGACGATTCGTAATTCGAATCGTGCGTTTTTTTTCGGAATGTTAATTGGAAACTGCCTCCGGCATCGCGTTTGAAACCGGATATGTTATTAAAATTTTTTGTAAACCCGGCCTGCGATACCTCGCTTTTCCGGGTTTGTTTCCGACTGCTGCGGGGGTTCGTTTCTGACGATTTTTTGATTTCGGTGCGGTTTCCTCGTTCTTTTGGGCTACTTTTGCAGTCTCAAATACGGATTTTAAGGATGATTGCAGTTTCAAATTTAGAGGTACAATACGGAAAAAGGGTTCTTTTCAAGGATATTAATCTCAAATTTACTCCGGGCAACTGCTACGGTGTGATCGGAGCCAACGGGGCGGGGAAGTCCACGTTCCTGAAAGTCCTCAGCGGCGAGGTAACCCCGTCGAGGGGCAATGTGGCATTCGGGGCAGGCGAACGGCTGTCGGTCCTCAGGCAGGACCATTTCGAGTACGACGCATATACGGTCCTCGATACGGTGCTGATGGGACACCAGCCCCTGTGGAACACGATGAAGGAGAAGGAGGAGTTGTATGCCAAGCCCGATTTTTCGGAGCAGGACGGGCTGCGGGCCGGGGAACTCGAAGAGAAATTCGCGGAGATGCAGGGCTGGAACGCCGAGAGCGACGCCGCCAACCTGCTGAGCAGTCTCGGGGTCAGGGAGGCGCTGCACTACCAGTTGATGAGCGATCTGAGCGCCAAGGAGAAGGTGCGCGTACTGCTGGCGCAGGCGTTGTTCGGCAAACCCGACAACCTGCTGCTCGACGAGCCGACCAACGACCTCGACCGGCCGACGATCGCCTGGCTCGAAAATTACCTCTCGAATTACGAAAATACGGTGCTGGTTGTGTCCCACGACCGTCACTTCCTCGACGCAGTGTGCACGCATACTGTTGACATCGACTACAACGACATCAACCTCTTTTCGGGGAATTACAGTTTCTGGTACGAGTCGAGTCAGCTCGCCCTGCGCCAGCAGCAGAACCAGAACAAGAAGGCCGAGGAGAAGAAAAAGGAGTTGTTGGAGTTTATCCAGCGATTCAGCGCCAACGTTGCCAAATCGAAGCAGACGACCTCGCGCAAGAAGATGCTCGAACGGCTCAATATAGAGGAGATCAAACCTTCGATGCGCAAATATCCGGGCATTATCTTCCAGCCCGAACGCGAGGCCGGCACGAAGATTCTCGGGGTTGAAGAACTGAGCAAGACCGTGAACGGCGAACGGCTGTTCAGCAATGTCAGCTTCACGGTCGAGAAGGGTGACAAGATCGCCTTTCTGGCGCGCGATCCGCGGGCGGTTTCGGCGCTGTTCGACATTCTTGTCGGCGACGACAAGGCCGATTCGGGCGTTGTGGAGTGGGGCACGACGATCAATTACGCCTACCTCCCGCTCAACAACGCTCCCTATTTCGAGAGTCAGCTTTCGATCGTCGATTGGCTGGCGCAATTCTCGTCCGATACCTCGGAGTTGTATTTGCGGGGGTATCTGGGCAAGATGCTGTTCAGCGGCGAGGAGATTCACAAGAAGGTCTGCGTGCTTTCCGGAGGCGAGAAGGTGCGCTGCATGGTGGCGAAAATGATGATCCAGCAGCCCAATACGCTCCTGCTGGACTCTCCGACCAATCACCTCGATCTTGAATCCATCCAGGCGTTCAACAATTCGCTGATTAATTTCAAGGGTAACGTGTTGCTGAGTTCGCACGATCACGAGTTCGTCAATACGGTCGCCAACCGTATCATCGAACTTACACCCAACGGCATGATCGACCGCTATATGGAGTACGACGATTACATCACGGACGAGATCGTCGCCCGGCGTCTCGAAGCCCTGTGGGCTTAGGTGTTGCTTGGGGACTCTGCCGTGAAATTAAGATATGCGTAACGATCCGATAATTCGGATCGTTACGTTGAGATGAACTTGCCTGGGTCATCTCGGAAGCGTGTGAACTCCGGCCGTTATTTTTCGAGAACGGCCAATCGGGAAACCGAATTGCAGACGATCAACTTCGGAGGAATCAGGATCTGGGTATCTCCCGTTTTGTTGTCGGCGATGCTTTCCGTCAGGATTTTGACGGCGAGGATACCGATCTCTTCGGTAGGCTGGCTGACGCGGGTAACGGCCGGATCGAGATAATCGAGGTAGGTGTTGTTGTCGAAGGAGATGATTGATATGTCCTGGGGAATGCGGAAGCCCGACTCGCGGATGGCTTTGACGGCTCCCAGCAGGATCGTGTTACTGAGCGTGAAGATCGCCGTAGGGATTGACGGTCCATTGAGCAGTAATTTGGTTTCCAAGTACCCATTTTGTACTGAAAAATCCGTTCCCGAGATGCGGGCGTTTATTTCCAGATTATTCTGTCGTAGCGCCTCGCGGTAACCCCTGACCCGTTCCTTGTTGGGCATCGAATAGGGCACGCCTTGAATGCAGGCGATGCGTTCATGTCCGAGCCCTATGAGGTGCATCGTAGCCTCATAGCCGCCTTGGTAGTTGTCGGTGCAGACATAGGGGAGCGACGTGGCGTTGAAGTAGCGGTCGATGAGCACAATGGGAATATTGTGCTTGCTGATCCGTTCCAAAAAGGCGGGGTCCCGGTCGCAGGGGACGATGATGATGCCATCGACTTTGCGTGAGATAAGCGACAGCACGTCCTGTTGTTCGTTCTTTTCGTTTTCCATCGTGTCCACGATCATTGTAGTGAATCCCTGTGTTTTGGCCTGACGGATGACCACGCTGGCGATATTGGCGAAATAAGGGTTATCGACACTCGGAATGAGTAGTCCGATGATGTTCGTCCGGCGTGTCGT of the Alistipes senegalensis JC50 genome contains:
- a CDS encoding 2-oxoacid:acceptor oxidoreductase subunit alpha, translating into MEQTKVRELQDVVIRFSGDSGDGMQLTGTLFSDTSALLGNGISTFPDYPAEIRAPQGTVAGVSGFQVHFGNHRELNPGDYCDVLVAMNPAALKANRKWLKPGATVILDGDSLTEEHLKKAGFATLDPLEELKLDEYNVVVPDITSMTREALKETGLDNKAIVKCKNMFALGICFWLFDRPEDYALKYLDGKFAKKNPAVAEANKLAIAAGYNYAANTHQFANNYTVAPAPREKGTYRSINGNVATAWGLCAAAEKAGLPLFCGSYPITPATVILEELAKRKDLGVKTVQAEDEIAGICTAIGAAFAGNFAVTTTSGPGLSLKSEALGLAVMTELPLVVVDVQRGGPSTGLPTKTEQSDLAQALYGRNGECPVIVVAASSPSDCFHYAFEAGRLAMEHMTPVVLLTDGFIANGSEPWRIPSMKDYPAIQPPIIDEAPEGGFMPYVRNEKLARGWAFPGKVGLEHRVGGLEKDCVKGCISHDPANHQKMTRTRAEKVAKVAEDIPAQSVYGDAEGDLLVVGWGGTRGHLQNAVDEMRKEGKKVSLCHFNYINPLPKGVRGIFSKFGKIVVCELNEGQFANYLRQNFQEFPYEQYNKCEGQPFTVVELKQKFESLLK
- a CDS encoding ABC-F family ATP-binding cassette domain-containing protein → MIAVSNLEVQYGKRVLFKDINLKFTPGNCYGVIGANGAGKSTFLKVLSGEVTPSRGNVAFGAGERLSVLRQDHFEYDAYTVLDTVLMGHQPLWNTMKEKEELYAKPDFSEQDGLRAGELEEKFAEMQGWNAESDAANLLSSLGVREALHYQLMSDLSAKEKVRVLLAQALFGKPDNLLLDEPTNDLDRPTIAWLENYLSNYENTVLVVSHDRHFLDAVCTHTVDIDYNDINLFSGNYSFWYESSQLALRQQQNQNKKAEEKKKELLEFIQRFSANVAKSKQTTSRKKMLERLNIEEIKPSMRKYPGIIFQPEREAGTKILGVEELSKTVNGERLFSNVSFTVEKGDKIAFLARDPRAVSALFDILVGDDKADSGVVEWGTTINYAYLPLNNAPYFESQLSIVDWLAQFSSDTSELYLRGYLGKMLFSGEEIHKKVCVLSGGEKVRCMVAKMMIQQPNTLLLDSPTNHLDLESIQAFNNSLINFKGNVLLSSHDHEFVNTVANRIIELTPNGMIDRYMEYDDYITDEIVARRLEALWA
- a CDS encoding LacI family DNA-binding transcriptional regulator, whose product is MANETLVTISQRTGFSISTISRVLSGQAERYRISAATVRLIEEEAKRCNYIPNLLAKGLTTRRTNIIGLLIPSVDNPYFANIASVVIRQAKTQGFTTMIVDTMENEKNEQQDVLSLISRKVDGIIIVPCDRDPAFLERISKHNIPIVLIDRYFNATSLPYVCTDNYQGGYEATMHLIGLGHERIACIQGVPYSMPNKERVRGYREALRQNNLEINARISGTDFSVQNGYLETKLLLNGPSIPTAIFTLSNTILLGAVKAIRESGFRIPQDISIISFDNNTYLDYLDPAVTRVSQPTEEIGILAVKILTESIADNKTGDTQILIPPKLIVCNSVSRLAVLEK